The Actinomycetes bacterium genome has a segment encoding these proteins:
- the mtrB gene encoding MtrAB system histidine kinase MtrB — translation MSSAGLTPGAVAAADRARSAARSVLRVLTAPFAGLLRLWRRSLHVRVVSTTVALCVVVLLVIAQFLLSRVTEGLLDAKQRSALDEAHSGQTDAEDYIASAQKATDPVGSKELLYGVASLLASRAGSPPIYELALVNSGSGASDSLDFVTNAVDQVSIPTRLRATVERTGLESSTYTRMQYDNGQRSVPAFVVGLPLSSPGVDGDYELYYLFPLNQEQDTLAIVERTMAAAGIALLLLVGGIAWIVTRQVVTPVRMAARTAERFSAGRLEERMAVRGEDDLAKLAGSFNQMASSLQRQISQLEDLSRIQRRFVSDVSHELRTPLTTVRMAADVLHEARAEFDQATARSAELLQAQLDRFEELLTDLLEISRFDAGAAVLDAEPTDLVQLARRVLDGAEPLAAAKGSALLLNAPKAAVVAEIDGRRVARVLRNLVVNAIEHGEGRPVAVTVAGDDRAVAVAVRDHGVGLRPGESGLVFNRFWRADPARARTTGGTGLGLAIALEDAHLHGGWLQAWGEPGDGCNFRLTLPRKARAEIDDSPLPLQPSDARQGRVVPLVAAARMPWSGDA, via the coding sequence GTGAGCAGCGCCGGACTGACTCCTGGCGCCGTGGCCGCGGCCGACCGGGCCCGGTCCGCGGCTCGCTCGGTCCTGCGCGTCCTCACCGCACCCTTCGCCGGTCTGCTGCGGCTCTGGCGCCGCTCGCTTCATGTCCGGGTCGTATCGACCACCGTCGCGCTGTGCGTCGTGGTCCTGCTCGTCATCGCCCAGTTCCTCCTCTCGCGGGTCACCGAGGGCCTGCTCGACGCCAAGCAGCGATCGGCCCTCGACGAGGCTCATTCGGGCCAGACCGACGCCGAGGACTACATCGCCTCGGCCCAGAAGGCAACGGACCCGGTGGGCAGCAAGGAGCTGCTCTACGGCGTGGCCAGCCTGCTCGCCAGCCGCGCCGGCAGCCCGCCGATCTACGAGCTGGCGCTGGTGAACTCAGGCAGCGGGGCGTCGGACTCCCTCGACTTCGTCACCAACGCGGTCGACCAGGTCAGCATCCCGACCCGCCTGCGCGCGACCGTCGAGCGAACCGGCCTCGAGTCCTCGACCTACACCCGGATGCAGTACGACAACGGGCAGCGCTCGGTGCCGGCGTTCGTCGTGGGGCTGCCGCTGTCCAGCCCTGGCGTCGACGGCGACTACGAGCTCTACTACCTGTTCCCGCTGAACCAGGAGCAGGACACCCTCGCCATCGTCGAGCGCACGATGGCGGCGGCGGGCATCGCCCTGCTGCTGCTCGTCGGTGGGATCGCGTGGATCGTCACCCGCCAGGTGGTGACACCCGTCCGCATGGCGGCTCGCACGGCCGAACGCTTCTCCGCCGGACGTCTCGAGGAACGCATGGCCGTGCGGGGGGAGGACGACCTGGCCAAGCTGGCGGGATCGTTCAACCAGATGGCGAGCTCGCTGCAGCGCCAGATCAGCCAGCTCGAGGACCTGTCCCGGATCCAGCGCCGGTTCGTCTCCGACGTCTCCCACGAGCTGCGTACCCCGCTCACCACGGTCCGCATGGCCGCGGACGTGCTCCACGAGGCGCGCGCCGAGTTCGACCAGGCCACCGCCCGCTCCGCCGAGCTGCTCCAGGCGCAGCTGGACCGCTTCGAGGAGCTGCTGACCGACCTGCTGGAGATCAGCCGCTTCGATGCCGGCGCCGCCGTGCTCGACGCGGAGCCGACCGACCTCGTGCAGCTGGCGCGCCGGGTGCTCGACGGCGCGGAGCCGCTCGCCGCCGCGAAGGGCTCCGCTCTGCTGCTCAACGCGCCGAAGGCGGCTGTGGTCGCCGAGATCGACGGCCGGCGGGTCGCGCGGGTGCTCCGCAACCTGGTCGTCAACGCGATCGAGCACGGCGAGGGCCGCCCGGTCGCGGTCACCGTCGCCGGGGACGACCGGGCGGTGGCAGTGGCTGTGCGCGACCACGGGGTGGGGCTGCGCCCGGGGGAGAGCGGCCTGGTGTTCAACCGGTTCTGGCGGGCGGACCCGGCGCGAGCACGTACCACGGGAGGCACCGGGCTCGGGCTCGCGATCGCCCTCGAGGACGCGCACCTGCACGGCGGCTGGCTGCAGGCCTGGGGCGAGCCGGGGGACGGGTGCAACTTCCGCCTGACCCTGCCCCGCAAGGCGCGCGCGGAGATCGACGACTCGCCCCTCCCGCTGCAGCCTTCCGACGCCCGCCAAGGCCGGGTGGTCCCGCTCGTCGCGGCGGCGCGCATGCCGTGGAGCGGCGATGCGTGA
- the mtrA gene encoding MtrAB system response regulator MtrA — protein MRGRVLVVDDDTALAEMLGIVLRGEGFDPVFCGDGSRAMNVFRDTRPDLVLLDLMLPGRDGISVCRQIRSESGVPIVMLTAKTDTLDVVHGLESGADDYVLKPFKPKELVARVRARLRRDQAEAPESLAIGDLVIDVAGHVVRRGDQVINLTPLEFDLLVALARKPWQVFTREVLLEQVWGYRHAADTRLVNVHVQRLRSKIERDPDKPEIVVTVRGVGYKAGVPTAS, from the coding sequence ATGAGGGGTCGCGTGCTGGTCGTCGACGACGACACGGCGCTCGCCGAGATGCTCGGGATCGTGCTGCGCGGGGAGGGTTTCGACCCGGTCTTCTGCGGTGACGGCTCGCGGGCGATGAACGTCTTCCGGGACACCCGGCCGGACCTGGTCCTGCTCGACCTCATGCTCCCCGGCCGCGACGGCATCTCGGTTTGCCGGCAGATCCGCTCGGAGTCCGGTGTCCCCATCGTCATGCTCACCGCCAAGACCGACACCCTCGACGTGGTGCACGGCCTCGAGTCGGGTGCCGACGACTACGTCCTCAAGCCGTTCAAGCCCAAGGAGCTGGTCGCGCGGGTACGTGCCCGGCTGCGGCGCGACCAGGCCGAGGCCCCCGAGTCGCTCGCCATCGGCGACCTCGTCATCGACGTCGCCGGGCACGTCGTGCGTCGTGGCGACCAGGTGATCAACCTGACGCCGCTGGAGTTCGACCTGCTCGTGGCGCTCGCGCGCAAGCCGTGGCAGGTGTTCACCCGCGAGGTGCTCCTCGAGCAGGTGTGGGGCTACCGGCACGCGGCCGACACGCGCCTGGTCAACGTCCACGTGCAGCGTCTGCGGTCCAAGATCGAGCGTGACCCCGACAAGCCCGAGATCGTCGTGACCGTTCGCGGCGTCGGATACAAGGCGGGGGTCCCGACCGCGTCGTGA